The proteins below come from a single Bombyx mori chromosome 19, ASM3026992v2 genomic window:
- the LOC101742425 gene encoding uncharacterized protein LOC101742425 isoform X3: MGMGDESNKEAEPNTSKKDSQNENSDHDTREKNPNDPGSECSWSLTSYSGVSGLDMARVRADVPKPIGKKEMKTVDRKSRRRSRPEKHRHGKVNKRKRSETRRQLVHRVQKRRPKVTRKRDLSVSTIFTRLSPGSRRSRSPGCKFCGHRCCLRRYNKKKKRVRFKKEVKKRITKKGKRNRVSEGIQAGSRCEMLSPLFVKYSGIPSRLPNAECSRNFTEHNYPVNRDMGQLLKELKEKLRVAALAGIVILIGIDCWCLSSELEDTKLTQNHVSLFWKIYMDTMKPFSKRSAV; this comes from the exons ATGGGAATGGGTGACGAGAGTAACAAAGAGGCTGAACCCAACACCAGTAAAAAGGACAGCCAAAATGAGAACTCGGATCACGACACGCGCGAAAAAAACCCCAACGATCCAGGCTCTGAATGCTCGTGGTCTTTGACTTCATATTCCGGAGTCAGCGGGCTCGATATGGCCCGCGTACGGGCTGACGTACCGAAGCcaataggaaaaaaagaaatgaaGACAGTAGATCGGAAGAGCCGGAGAAGATCACGGCCGGAGAAGCATCGTCACGGCAAAGTGAATAAGAGAAAGCGTTCGGAGACGAGACGTCAGCTGGTGCATAGAGTTCAAAAGCGAAGGCCAAAGGTGACCAGGAAGAGGGACCTGTCTGTCTCGACAATTTTCACGAGATTGTCGCCGGGAAGCCGAAGGTCAAGGAGCCCTGGCTGCAAGTTTTGTGGACATCGTTGTTGCCTCAGAAG AtacaataagaaaaagaaaagggtGAGGTTTAAAAAAGAAGTAAAGAAGAGGATTACCAAGAAAGGAAAGAGAAACCGTGTGTCCG AGGGAATACAGGCCGGATCTAGGTGTGAGATGCTATCACCGTTGTTCGTTAAATACAGCGGCATTCCTTCAAGACTTCCGAATGCAGAATGTTCTAGAAATTTTACTGAG CACAATTATCCTGTGAACCGTGATATGGGACAGCTATTGAaggaattaaaagaaaaattgaggGTCGCCGCTCTTGCTG GTATTGTCATTTTAATAGGAATCGATTGTTGGTGTCTCAGTAGCGAACTTGAAGATACGAAGTTGACACAGAATCATGTTTCGTTGTTTTGGAAAATCTACATGGACACAATGAAACCGTTTTCCAAGAgga GTGCCGTATga
- the LOC101742425 gene encoding uncharacterized protein LOC101742425 isoform X1, producing the protein MGMGDESNKEAEPNTSKKDSQNENSDHDTREKNPNDPGSECSWSLTSYSGVSGLDMARVRADVPKPIGKKEMKTVDRKSRRRSRPEKHRHGKVNKRKRSETRRQLVHRVQKRRPKVTRKRDLSVSTIFTRLSPGSRRSRSPGCKFCGHRCCLRRYNKKKKRVRFKKEVKKRITKKGKRNRVSEGIQAGSRCEMLSPLFVKYSGIPSRLPNAECSRNFTEISPQMIFDSLERLTKWKHAVVTVSILKYMAHNYPVNRDMGQLLKELKEKLRVAALAGIVILIGIDCWCLSSELEDTKLTQNHVSLFWKIYMDTMKPFSKRSAV; encoded by the exons ATGGGAATGGGTGACGAGAGTAACAAAGAGGCTGAACCCAACACCAGTAAAAAGGACAGCCAAAATGAGAACTCGGATCACGACACGCGCGAAAAAAACCCCAACGATCCAGGCTCTGAATGCTCGTGGTCTTTGACTTCATATTCCGGAGTCAGCGGGCTCGATATGGCCCGCGTACGGGCTGACGTACCGAAGCcaataggaaaaaaagaaatgaaGACAGTAGATCGGAAGAGCCGGAGAAGATCACGGCCGGAGAAGCATCGTCACGGCAAAGTGAATAAGAGAAAGCGTTCGGAGACGAGACGTCAGCTGGTGCATAGAGTTCAAAAGCGAAGGCCAAAGGTGACCAGGAAGAGGGACCTGTCTGTCTCGACAATTTTCACGAGATTGTCGCCGGGAAGCCGAAGGTCAAGGAGCCCTGGCTGCAAGTTTTGTGGACATCGTTGTTGCCTCAGAAG AtacaataagaaaaagaaaagggtGAGGTTTAAAAAAGAAGTAAAGAAGAGGATTACCAAGAAAGGAAAGAGAAACCGTGTGTCCG AGGGAATACAGGCCGGATCTAGGTGTGAGATGCTATCACCGTTGTTCGTTAAATACAGCGGCATTCCTTCAAGACTTCCGAATGCAGAATGTTCTAGAAATTTTACTGAG ATATCTCCGCAAATGATATTTGATAGTTTGGAGAGATTGACGAAATGGAAACACGCGGTCGTCACAGTCTCCATACTAAAATATATGGCT CACAATTATCCTGTGAACCGTGATATGGGACAGCTATTGAaggaattaaaagaaaaattgaggGTCGCCGCTCTTGCTG GTATTGTCATTTTAATAGGAATCGATTGTTGGTGTCTCAGTAGCGAACTTGAAGATACGAAGTTGACACAGAATCATGTTTCGTTGTTTTGGAAAATCTACATGGACACAATGAAACCGTTTTCCAAGAgga GTGCCGTATga
- the LOC101742425 gene encoding uncharacterized protein LOC101742425 isoform X5, whose protein sequence is MGMGDESNKEAEPNTSKKDSQNENSDHDTREKNPNDPGSECSWSLTSYSGVSGLDMARVRADVPKPIGKKEMKTVDRKSRRRSRPEKHRHGKVNKRKRSETRRQLVHRVQKRRPKVTRKRDLSVSTIFTRLSPGSRRSRSPGCKFCGHRCCLRRYNKKKKRVRFKKEVKKRITKKGKRNRVSEGIQAGSRCEMLSPLFVKYSGIPSRLPNAECSRNFTEISPQMIFDSLERLTKWKHAVVTVSILKYMAESIVGVSVANLKIRS, encoded by the exons ATGGGAATGGGTGACGAGAGTAACAAAGAGGCTGAACCCAACACCAGTAAAAAGGACAGCCAAAATGAGAACTCGGATCACGACACGCGCGAAAAAAACCCCAACGATCCAGGCTCTGAATGCTCGTGGTCTTTGACTTCATATTCCGGAGTCAGCGGGCTCGATATGGCCCGCGTACGGGCTGACGTACCGAAGCcaataggaaaaaaagaaatgaaGACAGTAGATCGGAAGAGCCGGAGAAGATCACGGCCGGAGAAGCATCGTCACGGCAAAGTGAATAAGAGAAAGCGTTCGGAGACGAGACGTCAGCTGGTGCATAGAGTTCAAAAGCGAAGGCCAAAGGTGACCAGGAAGAGGGACCTGTCTGTCTCGACAATTTTCACGAGATTGTCGCCGGGAAGCCGAAGGTCAAGGAGCCCTGGCTGCAAGTTTTGTGGACATCGTTGTTGCCTCAGAAG AtacaataagaaaaagaaaagggtGAGGTTTAAAAAAGAAGTAAAGAAGAGGATTACCAAGAAAGGAAAGAGAAACCGTGTGTCCG AGGGAATACAGGCCGGATCTAGGTGTGAGATGCTATCACCGTTGTTCGTTAAATACAGCGGCATTCCTTCAAGACTTCCGAATGCAGAATGTTCTAGAAATTTTACTGAG ATATCTCCGCAAATGATATTTGATAGTTTGGAGAGATTGACGAAATGGAAACACGCGGTCGTCACAGTCTCCATACTAAAATATATGGCT GAATCGATTGTTGGTGTCTCAGTAGCGAACTTGAAGATACGAAGTTGA
- the LOC101742425 gene encoding uncharacterized protein LOC101742425 isoform X2, giving the protein MGMGDESNKEAEPNTSKKDSQNENSDHDTREKNPNDPGSECSWSLTSYSGVSGLDMARVRADVPKPIGKKEMKTVDRKSRRRSRPEKHRHGKVNKRKRSETRRQLVHRVQKRRPKVTRKRDLSVSTIFTRLSPGSRRSRSPGCKFCGHRCCLRRYNKKKKRVRFKKEVKKRITKKGKRNRVSEGIQAGSRCEMLSPLFVKYSGIPSRLPNAECSRNFTEISPQMIFDSLERLTKWKHAVVTVSILKYMAHNYPVNRDMGQLLKELKEKLRVAALAGIDCWCLSSELEDTKLTQNHVSLFWKIYMDTMKPFSKRSAV; this is encoded by the exons ATGGGAATGGGTGACGAGAGTAACAAAGAGGCTGAACCCAACACCAGTAAAAAGGACAGCCAAAATGAGAACTCGGATCACGACACGCGCGAAAAAAACCCCAACGATCCAGGCTCTGAATGCTCGTGGTCTTTGACTTCATATTCCGGAGTCAGCGGGCTCGATATGGCCCGCGTACGGGCTGACGTACCGAAGCcaataggaaaaaaagaaatgaaGACAGTAGATCGGAAGAGCCGGAGAAGATCACGGCCGGAGAAGCATCGTCACGGCAAAGTGAATAAGAGAAAGCGTTCGGAGACGAGACGTCAGCTGGTGCATAGAGTTCAAAAGCGAAGGCCAAAGGTGACCAGGAAGAGGGACCTGTCTGTCTCGACAATTTTCACGAGATTGTCGCCGGGAAGCCGAAGGTCAAGGAGCCCTGGCTGCAAGTTTTGTGGACATCGTTGTTGCCTCAGAAG AtacaataagaaaaagaaaagggtGAGGTTTAAAAAAGAAGTAAAGAAGAGGATTACCAAGAAAGGAAAGAGAAACCGTGTGTCCG AGGGAATACAGGCCGGATCTAGGTGTGAGATGCTATCACCGTTGTTCGTTAAATACAGCGGCATTCCTTCAAGACTTCCGAATGCAGAATGTTCTAGAAATTTTACTGAG ATATCTCCGCAAATGATATTTGATAGTTTGGAGAGATTGACGAAATGGAAACACGCGGTCGTCACAGTCTCCATACTAAAATATATGGCT CACAATTATCCTGTGAACCGTGATATGGGACAGCTATTGAaggaattaaaagaaaaattgaggGTCGCCGCTCTTGCTG GAATCGATTGTTGGTGTCTCAGTAGCGAACTTGAAGATACGAAGTTGACACAGAATCATGTTTCGTTGTTTTGGAAAATCTACATGGACACAATGAAACCGTTTTCCAAGAgga GTGCCGTATga
- the LOC101742425 gene encoding uncharacterized protein LOC101742425 isoform X4: MGMGDESNKEAEPNTSKKDSQNENSDHDTREKNPNDPGSECSWSLTSYSGVSGLDMARVRADVPKPIGKKEMKTVDRKSRRRSRPEKHRHGKVNKRKRSETRRQLVHRVQKRRPKVTRKRDLSVSTIFTRLSPGSRRSRSPGCKFCGHRCCLRRYNKKKKRVRFKKEVKKRITKKGKRNRVSEGIQAGSRCEMLSPLFVKYSGIPSRLPNAECSRNFTEHNYPVNRDMGQLLKELKEKLRVAALAGIDCWCLSSELEDTKLTQNHVSLFWKIYMDTMKPFSKRSAV; encoded by the exons ATGGGAATGGGTGACGAGAGTAACAAAGAGGCTGAACCCAACACCAGTAAAAAGGACAGCCAAAATGAGAACTCGGATCACGACACGCGCGAAAAAAACCCCAACGATCCAGGCTCTGAATGCTCGTGGTCTTTGACTTCATATTCCGGAGTCAGCGGGCTCGATATGGCCCGCGTACGGGCTGACGTACCGAAGCcaataggaaaaaaagaaatgaaGACAGTAGATCGGAAGAGCCGGAGAAGATCACGGCCGGAGAAGCATCGTCACGGCAAAGTGAATAAGAGAAAGCGTTCGGAGACGAGACGTCAGCTGGTGCATAGAGTTCAAAAGCGAAGGCCAAAGGTGACCAGGAAGAGGGACCTGTCTGTCTCGACAATTTTCACGAGATTGTCGCCGGGAAGCCGAAGGTCAAGGAGCCCTGGCTGCAAGTTTTGTGGACATCGTTGTTGCCTCAGAAG AtacaataagaaaaagaaaagggtGAGGTTTAAAAAAGAAGTAAAGAAGAGGATTACCAAGAAAGGAAAGAGAAACCGTGTGTCCG AGGGAATACAGGCCGGATCTAGGTGTGAGATGCTATCACCGTTGTTCGTTAAATACAGCGGCATTCCTTCAAGACTTCCGAATGCAGAATGTTCTAGAAATTTTACTGAG CACAATTATCCTGTGAACCGTGATATGGGACAGCTATTGAaggaattaaaagaaaaattgaggGTCGCCGCTCTTGCTG GAATCGATTGTTGGTGTCTCAGTAGCGAACTTGAAGATACGAAGTTGACACAGAATCATGTTTCGTTGTTTTGGAAAATCTACATGGACACAATGAAACCGTTTTCCAAGAgga GTGCCGTATga